In Pelosinus sp. UFO1, one genomic interval encodes:
- a CDS encoding LacI family DNA-binding transcriptional regulator, which produces MITIQDVAKTAGVSVASVSRVINNSSAVAPKTREKVLQVINTLNYQPNLLGRNLRRLEARRILVLLPTISNPFYTNIVRGIEDIARKNGFNVMLCNTDSDVNREKDYLEILKNRLSDGVIMMGPELSVEELTDLVEKFPVIQCCEYIEGVKGVHVSIDNFVAAVKAVNHLIRMGHKRIGLISCKNRFISTTQRIEGYKEALKAADITFDASLIQYVDDYDFKSGYRIMQPFLERKDRPTAIFALSDVVAIGAMRRIKESGLSIPEDIAVVGFDDISFAAMSNPSLTTIFQPQYDIGCVAMNLLIKQMQGQTVDTTAIYLEHELIIRESTMK; this is translated from the coding sequence GTGATTACAATTCAGGATGTGGCGAAGACGGCAGGGGTCTCGGTAGCTAGCGTTTCACGAGTAATAAATAATAGTTCAGCGGTGGCGCCAAAAACACGGGAAAAGGTATTACAGGTTATCAATACACTAAATTATCAGCCCAACTTATTGGGACGAAATTTGCGGCGGTTGGAGGCCAGGCGGATTTTAGTGTTATTGCCGACAATATCAAATCCGTTTTACACAAATATCGTTCGCGGGATTGAGGACATAGCCAGGAAAAATGGATTTAATGTTATGTTGTGCAATACTGATTCTGACGTGAACAGGGAAAAGGATTATCTGGAGATATTAAAAAACCGCTTATCGGATGGCGTCATCATGATGGGGCCTGAGCTTAGTGTAGAAGAACTCACCGATTTAGTGGAAAAATTCCCTGTTATTCAGTGCTGTGAATATATTGAAGGAGTCAAAGGCGTACATGTTTCTATTGATAACTTTGTTGCGGCGGTGAAGGCGGTCAATCATCTAATTCGAATGGGTCATAAAAGAATTGGCCTAATTAGCTGTAAGAATCGATTTATTTCTACGACGCAGCGAATTGAAGGATATAAAGAGGCTCTCAAAGCAGCAGACATAACTTTTGATGCTAGTTTAATTCAATATGTGGATGATTATGACTTTAAAAGTGGTTATCGGATTATGCAGCCTTTTTTAGAAAGGAAAGATCGTCCCACTGCGATATTTGCCTTGTCAGATGTTGTTGCCATAGGCGCCATGCGCAGGATAAAGGAAAGCGGACTCAGTATTCCCGAAGATATCGCAGTTGTGGGATTTGATGATATTAGCTTTGCCGCGATGTCCAATCCTTCTCTGACCACTATTTTTCAGCCGCAGTATGATATTGGCTGTGTGGCAATGAATTTACTCATCAAACAAATGCAAGGACAAACGGTAGACACAACGGCTATCTATCTTGAGCATGAATTAATTATACGAGAATCTACTATGAAATAG